CTAAATGCTTGGATAAGTTATCTAAGTTAATTTCAATCTTCTTCATCTTAGCTTCATCCATCATATTTAGTGCTATAACAACTTTTGCACCCATTTCTAATAATTGCGTTGTTAAATATAAGTTTCTTTCAATATTAGTAGCATCAACTACATTTATTACAACATCTGGATTTCCTTTAACTATAAAATCCCTTGCAACCATTTCATCCTCGGAAAAAGCTCCAAGGCTATATGTGCCAGGTAGGTCAACTACATTATATATTGAACCATTAAACTTTAATTTTCCTTCTTTTTTATCCACCGTAACCCCTGGCCAGTTTCCAACATGTTGATTAGCTCCTGTTAAAACATTAAAAAGAGTTGTTTTACCACAGTTAGGGTTTCCAACTAAAGCAATTGTGTTCATCTATACACTTCCTTTCTAAATTGATACTAATTATCAATGAACACCAAAAAATAAAAAATTATTTTTGTATAAAAATTTTGCTTGCTAAGCCTCTACCAAGAGCTAGTTTATTTCCAGATAGATTCAGAATCACAGGTCCAATGTCGTTTTTGACGACTTTGAATTTTGCTCCTCTATTTAAACCTAATTCAAAAAGTCTTTTATTTACGTTTCTTCCGCCAGATATTTGCTTAATTCTACCTTCTTCATTAGGTAATAAATCCAATAAAGTCATTTTTTCCATGAACATCCCTTTCTTTCCGACTAGATGATAATTGTTATCAATATAACAATAATACTTTTTGAACTAAAATGCAATAGTTTTTTCATATATACATAGTTTTTTCTATAGAAGGTAATAAATATATTTAAGTAATAGTACCGTAAAGTTAAATTATGGGATAGGATATTGATTTTTTTAATACATAGATTTATAATAAAATAAAGGTCAAAGAAGGTCAATATTAGTATTACCTTTGAAATGGAGATGATTTAGTGGAATACAAAGATTATTATAAAATATTAGGTGTTGATAAAAACACTTCAGAAAATGAGATAAAAAGAGCATATAGAAAGCTAGCTAAGAAATACCATCCCGATTTAAACCCAAATGATAGTAACGCTCAAGAGAAATTTAAAGAAATAAATGAAGCCTACGAGGTATTAGGTGACCCTGAAAAAAAGAAAAAGTATGATACCTTCGGAAGTGGATATGACTTTGCAGGTGGACAGCATTTTGACCCTTCTCAATTTGGATATACTTATACTTCAACAGGTGGGGCTGGAGATTTTAGTGATTTCTTTAATATGTTTTTTGGTGGTATGGGAAATGGTAGCAAAAGTAGTCGAGGATTTAATTTTGGTGACATATTTGGTGGAAGACAAAGAACATCACCTTCAAGACAAAGTTTTGAGTCGGAACTTGACATAACTTTAGAAGAGGGATTTAACGGTACTACAAAAGAAGTAAACCTGAATTATAATGGGGAAATAAAAAGAATGTCAGTTAAAGTTCCTAAAGGAATATTTCCCGGGAAAAAATTAAAGGTTAAAGGAGAAAAATGGGGAATTAATGGTGATATTATATTCAAGATAAATCTAATCGAAAATGTGAAATACAAATTAGATGGTCTTGATATTATCTATAAAGTAGATACTTTACCGTGGGAGGCTGCTTTAGGTACAAAAGCTATAATAGAAACATTATCTGGGAAGATAAAGGTTAATATACCTAAGGGGATAGTTGGTGGTAAGAAAATAAGGGTACCTAAAAAGGGCTATGTGGACACCAAAGGAAATACTGGAGATTTATATTTAGAAATAAATATAGTCAATCCTCCGGAGTTATCTGAAGAGGAAGTAAAGTTATATGAAAGATTAAGTGAAATATCTACTTATAATCCTAGAGAGAGTTAGTAATAGTTTATGATAATAGTAGTAGTATTTTGTATCTAGTTCCAGAAATATAAACTTTAAATCCGTATTCTAAATCAACTTTTGACTACACTTGACGTAACAATAATCCAGGGGCCATGCAATTGCCGAAATCTTTGATTTCGTGCAATTGTAAGCCATCGGATAAAAGTCTATTTCATAAAATGAAGGACCTTGATAATTTACCAGTAAGCCTATCTATGGGGACGTATCAAGGTACTAACATTTTATTTCAATATCCTTTCAAGTGGAGTTACCAAAAGTTGCTTAATGAATACTCCTTTAAAGATCTACATTTCTTCATAGTGACTAACAGTTTGGTATTCTATAATCTAAGGTTCATAATTGTGAATAAAAGAAAGGTGTGATATATATGGATTTAAATAAGTTTACACAAAAAAGCATAGAAGCAGTGCAGGAATCTCAGGAAGTTGCTATTAAGTATGGAAATCCTCAGCTTGAAGAAATCCATATTCACTACGGATTAATATTTCAAGATGAGGGCTTAATTCCAAAAGTAATTTCTTATATGGGAGAAAACAAGGAATTAATTAAGAGTGACATTCAGAAAGAGGTAGATAGATTACCAAAACAATCAGGTGGTGGAGGTTCTATTTATCCAAGCAGAACCTATACTAAGGTTTTTCTTGATGCTGAAGATGAGGCAAAGAAATTTGGAGACGAATATGTGGGGGTAGAACACATATATATTTCCTTACTTAAACAAAAGAATACAGTTTCAGACAGGTTATTTAAGAAGTACAATATAAACCTCCAACGATTCCTAGAAGCCTTAAAAAAAATAAGAGGAAGTCAAAATATTACTTCTGATAATCCAGAGTCAACTTATGAGGCACTTACTAAATATGGAAAAGATTTAGTTAAGGAGGCAAGAGAAGGAAAAATTGACCCTGTAATAGGTAGGGACAGCGAAATAAGAAATGTAATCCGAATACTATCAAGAAGGACAAAGAATAATCCTGTACTTATTGGTGAACCTGGAGTTGGTAAGACAGCTATTGCAGAAGGTCTTGCCCAAAGAATTGTAAATGGAGATGTACCAGAAGGCTTAAAGGATAAGACTATATTTTCATTGGATATGGGTGCATTAATAGCAGGAGCAAAATATAGAGGAGAATTTGAAGAAAGACTCAAGGCTGTACTTTCTGAAATACAAAAATCAGAAGGACAAATAATAATGTTTATCGATGAGATGCACAATATTGTTGGAGCAGGTAGAACAGAAGGTTCAATGGATGCTTCTAATCTACTAAAGCCAATGCTAGCAAGAGGAGAACTTCATGCTATAGGTGCAACAACTCTCGATGAGTATAGAAAGTATATAGAAAAGGATAAAGCCCTTGAGAGAAGATTCCAAAAGGTTATGGTAACAGAGCCTACAGTAGAAGATACGATATCCATCCTAAGGGGATTGAAAGAGAGATACGAGATTCATCATGGAATAAGAATTTCAGATAGTGCTGTCATTGCTGCAGCTACACTTTCGGATAGATATATAAGCGATAGATATTTACCAGACAAGGCTATTGACTTAATGGATGAAGCATCAGCTATGATAAGAACTGAAATTGATAGTATGCCTGTAGAAATTGATGAGATAAGAAGACGGATATTACAGCTTGAAATTGAAAAAGCAGCCTTAAAGAAGGAAGTAGATGAAGGTTCTAAAATTAGGCTTGATAGATTAGAAAAAGAATTATCTGAGAACAAGGAAAAGTTTGATATTCTAAAGGCTAAATGGGAGGATGAAAAGAAAAGTATTACAAGAGTAAAGGATGTTAAGGAAGAAATAGAAAGAGTTAAAAGAGAAATAGAAGAAGCAGAAAGAAAATATGATCTTGAAAAACTATCTCAGTTAAAATATGGTACAATGGTTGAACTTGAGAAAAAGCTCACAAAAGCAAATGAGAGACATGAAGAAGAGGACAGAATGTTAAAAGAAGAGGTTACAGAGGAAGAAATAGCTCAAGTAGTAGCGAAATGGACTGGTATTCCAGTTACTAAGTTAGTAGCTACAGAAAGAGAAAAGCTATTAAACCTTCATAATATATTGCAGAAAAGAGTAATTGGTCAAGATGAGGCCATAGAAGCTGTAGTAGATGCTGTAATTAGAGCAAGATCAGGTTTAAAGCAGATCAACAAACCCGTTGGTAGCTTTATGTTCTTAGGTCCAACCGGAGTAGGTAAGACTGAATTATCAAAGTCTCTAACAGAAGTTCTATTTGATGATGAAAGAAATCTTGTTAGAATTGACATGAGTGAGTATATGGAGAAATTCTCTGTTTCAAGATTAATTGGGGCACCACCAGGATATGTAGGCTATGATGAAGGTGGTCAACTTACTGAAGCTGTAAGGAGAAAACCCTATTCTGTTATATTATTTGACGAAATAGAGAAAGCACATCCAGATGTATTTAATATATTGCTTCAGGTATTAGATGATGGAAGGCTTACTGATAACCAAGGTAGAATTGTAGATTTTAAAAATACAATTATAATAATGACCTCAAATATTGGCTCATCATATCTTCTTGATGGAATAAATTCTGATGGTGCAATAGATGAAGGATCTAAGGATGAAGTAATGAAGGAGCTTAGGATGTTCTTTAGACCAGAATTTTTAAATCGAGTGGATGAAATAGTAATGTTTAAACCATTGCTAAGAGAAGATATATTTAAGATAATTGATTTGCAAATTAGAGAAATTGAATTAAAGTTAGAGGATAGGCAAATCAAGGTAGAGGTGACTGAGGATACTAAGGAATTAATACTAAATAGAGCATATTCAAGCCAATATGGTGCAAGACCAGTAAGGAGATATTTGCAAAAGGAAATTGAAACGAAGATAGGTAGACTTTTGATAAAAGGTGAGCTAAAGGATAAAGATGTATTGATAATAGATGCAAAAGATGGCGAATTAAAATTTAATAAAAAATAATTAGGATATTGATTTAATTTATTCCTAATTTAAAATAATGAAAAGTAGATTGAGGGAGATGTTACACATATAATATCTCCCTCAATCTACTTCTATAATAAAAACCTATTTTATATTCATAAACTTTTATTTAAAAATATTACATTAATTCACTGGACGTAAAGCATTGCTACAAGTTACAGAGTTTTTGCTGTATAATAAACCGATTATAACAGTTTTACAATTGTAATTATTGATGCTATAATTTCATTGAGTAGATAGTTATGTTATTCCAATACGAGAATTAAGTAATGGGCGTAGAATAAAGATAGAGGTTATCCCAGAATTGTCTGAGCAAAAATCAGAATTTGAAGCTAGAATCATTCGAAGATAATCAGTTATCTATAGGGAGCCAATAATATAAAAAACTCCCTATAAGTTTTCTTAAAGGGAGTTTTAATTTCATCCTAACCTATTAACCAAATAAGTTCATGAATGCTGTTATAGTGAATGCGTTTGTAAAGTCGATGAATAATGCACCAACTAGTGAAACTACAAAGTAAGCTACTGATGAGTATTCATATTTTTCAGCAACTGAAGCCATGTTTGCAACTCCGTTTGGTGTAGCACCCATACCGAATCCACAGTGGCCAGCTGATATAACTGCTGCATCGTAATCTTTACCCATAATTGGGAAAGTAATGTAAGTAGCAAATAGATACATTAATACTGTTTGTGCAACTAATAGAATAATCATTGGTATAGCTAAGTCTATAAGTTCCCAAAGTTTTAATGTCATAAGTGCCATAGCTAGGAATAAGTTAAGTGCAACATCTCCAACTACACCGATCTCTTCATCTGGAGTTTTGAATGCACCAGAGTCTGAAACGTTTCTTATTACAGCTGCTACAAGCATTGAGCCTATATATCCTGGCATTGTTAATCCTGTTAAGGCAATTAGGTTTGATACATAAACACCAACACCCATTGCAATAAGGATTTGGAAGAAAGCCATTGCAACTTTGTCACCGTCAAGTAATGAATCTCCTGATTCAACTAACTCTTCATCAATATTACTACCTGAAGCTCTTTTTTTGTTTAATAAATCATGTTTTATAATTAGTCTGTTTGCTACTGGTCCACCCATCATGGATCCTGAAACAAGACCAAATGTTGCTGCTGCAACTGCAACAGTAGTAGCTCCTGTAATACCTAAAGCTTCAACTGTAGGAGCAAAAGCTGCTGATGTTCCGTGTCCACCAGTCATAGGTGTTGAACCTGTCATAAGTGCTAGTAATGGATGAACTCCAACTACTCCAGCTAATCCAACTGCTACTGCATTTTGTAAAACAACAAGTAATGTTGCTACTCCTAAGAATATTATTACCTTAGGTCCACCCTTCTTAAGTACTTTAAAGCTTGCATTGAATCCAACTGATGTAAAGAACATAGTCATGAAAAACGTTTGTAAAGTAGTGTCGAATTCAAACATTAGTACACCAGTTAATCTTAAAATAAGAGTAATAATAGCAAATAGTATACCTCCTATAACTGGTGAAGGAATGCAGTACTTTTCGAAGAAATTAATCTTTGCTCTTAATTTTTTACCAATTAGGAGCAATATTACTGCTAGTCCAATCGATTGAATCATATTCATTGTTATTGTCATCTACAAAACCCTCCTTTTTTTTATTATTTCTGACAATAACGATATTTTACCACAAAAGAATTTAAAACACCATAGGAAAACGTTAAATAAATGTAAAAAATCAAATATTTCATAGTTCAGAATATTCTTTTAAATAGAGTCTTTAATTCTCAACAGCCTAGCATGAAAAAGCAACTGTCAATTTTTAATATATTCAAACAATTAACCTGAACTAACAGAATAAAAAGCATCTTAAACAATAAAACCAAAAGAAAAAAGCTTTGTTTTCAATTTACATTGAAAAACAAAGCTTTTTATATTACCATATCATATTAGCCAAAGAAGTTTACAAATCCTGTTATAACCATTGCATTTGTAAAGTCGATGAATAATGCACCAACTAGTGAAACTACAAAGTAAGCTACTGATGAGTATTCATATTTTTCAGCAACTGAGGCCATGTTTGCAACTCCGTTTGGTGTAGCACCCATACCGAATCCACAGTGACCAGCTGATATAACTGCTGCATCGTAATCTTTACCCATAATTGGGAAAGTAATATAATTAGCAAATAAGAACATTAATAAAGCTTGAGCTGCTAATAGAATGAACATTGGGATAGCTAAGTCAATAAGTTCCCAAAGCTTTAATGTCATAAGTGCCATAGCTAAGAATAAGTTAAGTGCAACATCTCCAACAATACCGATTTCTTCATCTGGAGTTTTGAATGCACCAGAGTCTGAAACGTTTCTTATTACAGCTGCTACAAGCATTGAGCCAATATAACCTGGCATAGTTAGTCCTGTTAAGGCAATTAGATCTGATACATAAACGCCAATACCCATTGCAATAAGGATTTGGAAGAATGCCATAGCGATTTTGTCACCATTAAGTAATGAATCCCCAGAGTTATCTACATTTTCATCAATATCATTTGAAGATTTTCTTTTGTTTAATAAGTCATGTTTTATAATTAGTCTGTTTGCCACTGGACCACCCATCATGGACCCAGCTACAAGACCGAAAGTAGCTGCTGCAACTGCAACAGTAGTAGCCCCTGTTATACCTAAAGCTTCAACAGTTGGACCATAAGCTGCAGAGGTACCATGACCACCAGTCATAGGTGTTGAACCTGTCATAAGTGCTAGTAATGGATGAACTCCAACTACTCCAGCTAATCCAGCCGCTACAACATTTTGTAAAACAACAAGTAATGTTGCTACTCCTAAGAATATTATTACCTTAGGACCACCTTTTTTAAGTACTTTAAAGCTTGCATTGAATCCGACTGATGTAAAGAACATAGTCATGAAGAACGTTTGTAAAGTAGTATCGAATTCAAACATTAGTAAACCAGTTAATCTTAATACAAGAGTAATAATAGCGAATAATAAACCACCTATAACTGGTGAAGGTATACAGTACTTTTCGAAAAAGTTAATTCTTTTTCTCAAGCCTTTACCGATTAGTAATAGTATAACTGCTAATCCAATACTCTGGATCATGTTCATAGAAATTGTCATTGACAAAATCCTCCTTTTTTTATATTTCGATAATATTCGACAATATAATCGTAACATAAATGAAATAAAAATTCTACATGAAAGCGTTAATTGATTTTAAAAAATCAAATGTTATTTTATTTAGAATATTAAAAAAATTATTTACTATAGAATTTAATATTGTTATGAATATTTCATTCACTAGATATTATGTACAAAATAAAAAAACATATTTCATTTGAGAAATATGTTTTTTAAAATATGTAGGCCGTGCACCTAGCTTCGGCAGCCTATTCCGAGCGTTACCCAAACAGTTGGCTCGAGCCAGGCATCCCTGCGGCACACGGGAGATCTCACTTATCGCTGCTTCCTTCCGGACCTGACGAGGTTCATGAGTTTCCGTTGCGCAGGACCCAACCGTCAACACCACTTATCTGGGGCAGACCTCACAATAGAGAAGCCTAGACCAGGACTTCGACCCTGCTATAGCGGATTGCAGGTTATAGGGCACCGCTACCTCCCCATCTAGCACGGCAAAAATTTCTAATGGCGGAGAGAGAGGGATTCGAACCCTCGAGACGCTTTCACGTCTACCCGCTTTCCAGGCGAGCGCCTTCGACCACTCAACCACCTCTCCGTGATTAATTGCCTTACAGACTTTTATTATAGGATAAATCTGAATTATTGTCAACCTCCCAAAAATTTACTACATTGTTAAAAGGTTATTTGTTTGAGGCATAATAGAATATATCTATAATAATATATTTAATATAGATATATTCTATAAAATTGGGTAATAGTATTTTAATATAAGTATTAGGAGGGAGATTATGGATAAAATAAGAATAGAGTATTGTACTTCTTGAGGTTATATTAGTAGAGCAGTTGCTCTTGCAAAAAACTTATTAGATGAACACAAAAATGACATCGAGGAATTAACCATTGTTCCATCAAGTGGTGGGGTTTTTGAAATACAAGTTAATGATAATATTTTATTCTCTAAAAAAGAGTTGGGAAGATTCCCAGAGGACGGGGAAGCTGAAAGGCTGATAAGAGAAGAACTTTCAAAATAAGGGCTTGCATATGCAGGCCCTTTCTTTAATGACCTAATCTGATTTACAGTGATTTTCTGCAAATCAGATTAGGTCAGATGTCGCGAAGTTTAAATCTATGATTTAGCTAACGTAGCCGACTTGAGTTTAATTTTAAAGGAACATAATTATGAAATAATAATAGGAAGAAAAAGGATAGTAAGTTTACAGAAACATAAATTATTGATATTATAGGTGATATAGACGATATAATAAAAGCAGTAAGAAGCCGGGTATAATATAAAATAGTAGGAGGGGGAGCTATGAAGGGAATAGGTACTTCACCTGGAATTGGAATTGGGAAAGTATTTATATACAAAACACCGGACATTAAAGTAATACAGAGAAAAATTGAAGATAAAGAAGCTGAAATTAAAAGACTGGATAAAGGAATTTTAGAAACATCAAAGGAAATAGATATATTGCATGATCTGGCCTTAAAAAATATGGGTAAGAATGAAGCCGATATATTTACAGCCCATAAGATGATTCTAGAGGATCCAGAGTTTTACTTAGCAGTTAAGGAAAAGATAAATATAGATAAAATAAACTGTGAATTCGCAGTCAAAGAAGTGTCGGAAACATTCATATCCATGTTTGAAAATATAGAGGATGAATACTTGAAGGCAAGGGCAGCAGATATAAAGGATGTTACCACGAGGCTATTACGAGTACTATTAGGGATAGAAGCGGATGATTTACTATCAATAAGTGAAAAATCCATAATAATAGCTGAGGACTTAACTCCATCTGATACAGCACAGATTAATAAGGAAATGGCATCAGGTATAGTTACAGAATTTGGTGGAAGAACATCTCATACTGCAATAATGGCCAGGACTATGGAGATTCCTGCCATAGCTGGAGTGAAAGATATACTTAAGGAAGTAATACATGGAGACTTAATGATTATAGATGGTTCCAATGGAGAAATTACAATAAATCCAACTAAAGATACAATCCATATGTTTGAAAACAGGATAAAGGAATCAAAGGAAGCAAAAAAGAAACTACAAACATTAAAAGGTCAAGAAACAATATCTAAGGACGGTCATAAGGTAGAATTGGCAGGAAACATTGGAACACCTAAGGATATAGAAAAGGTCCTTGAGAATGATGGCGAAGGAGTAGGGCTATATAGAACTGAGTTCTTGTTTATGGATAGGGAAAGAATACCAACAGAAGAAGAACAATTTCAGGCATATAAAATTGTAGCAGAAAAGTTGGATAAAAGACCATTAATTATTAGAACTTTAGATGTTGGTGGAGATAAGGAGATCCCATATCTGAATCTTCCAAAGGAAATGAATCCTTTCTTAGGATATAGAGCCATAAGACTATGCCTGGATAGGAAGGATATATTTAGACCTCAACTTAGAGCCATACTAAGAGCTAGTGCCTATGGAAATATTAAAATAATGTTTCCAATGATATCAAGTATTCAGGAAGTAAGAGAGGCTAAATCTGCTGTAGAGGAAATAAAAGAAGAATTAAGAAGAGAAAATATCCTATTTGATGAGAGCATTGAAATAGGAATAATGGTAGAAATACCATCAGTAGCTATTCATTCACGTATTTTTGCAAAAGAGGTTGATTTCTTTAGTATAGGTACAAATGACTTAGTACAATATACTCTTGCTGTTGATAGAGGAAATCAAAACATAGCAAACTTATATAGTCATTATCATCCAGCTGTATTAAATCTAATAAGGATGACTATAGAGAATGGGCATAAGGAAGGTATATGGGTAGGCATGTGTGGGGAAGCAGCAGGAGATGAAAAACTAATTCCTATACTCCTAGCTATGGGATTAGATGAATTTAGTATGAGTGCATCATCTATATTAAAAGCAAGATATTTAATAAAAAATACTTCAAAAAAAGAAGTGGAGTCTAAACTTGATGAGATATTAAGTTTACCAACGGCTGATGATGTCGAAAGATTTATTAGTAAATAAATTGAATGTAAAAATTTAATAAAAAAAACTAACTCTCCCTTTCATTAACAGAGCTTGATTTAATCTGTTATTAATGGGGAGATGTTTTTTAGTGTAAAAGGAATGTATTTCTGATATAATGGGTTTAAATGAGATATATTAAGAAATGTAGGTGAACAAATGTATCAAGCATTATATAGAAAATATAGACCTAAAACCTTCAATGAGGTATTAGGGCAGGAACATATTACTAGAACCCTTAGACAACAGGTCTTAAAGGGCAATATTGGTCATGCCTATCTTTTCTCAGGAACAAGAGGTACAGGAAAAACATCTGCTGCTAAGATCTTATCAAGAGCAGTTAACTGTCTAAATCCTCAGGATGGAAATCCATGTAATGAATGTGAAATATGTAGAGGAATTTTGGATGAATCCATAATGGATGTCATTGAAATGGATGCTGCAAGTAATAACAGTGTTGATGATGTAAGGGACCTAAAAGAGAAGGTAATATATCCTCCATCAAGAGCAAGGTATAAAGTATATATAATAGATGAGGTACATATGCTTTCAAAAGGTGCATTTAATGCACTTTTAAAGACTTTAGAAGAACCACCAAAACATCTAATATTTATATTAGCCACTACTGAGCCTGAAAGACTACCACAGACCATATTATCAAGGTGTCAACGATTTGACTTTAAAAGAATAACGAATAGAGACATTGTAGAGAATATGAGAAGTATAACAAAGGAACTTGAAATAAATATAGATGATAAGGCTCTTAATTTAATTGCAAGAAATTCTGATGGAGCAATGAGAGATGCACTAAGTTTACTAGATCAGTGTATATCTTTTAATAATGAGGTAATATCTTATGAGGATGCAACAAATATATTAGGGATTGCTAATAAATACTTAATATTTGAAATGGTAAAGGATATAAATGAAAAAAATCTTGAGAAGGCATTGTTTAAAGTAGATGAAATCATACAAAATGGTAAAGATATAAATCAGTTTATAAAGGATTTGATTAGACATTTCAGAGATCTTATGGTTGCAAAGACATCTAGAAATCCAGCTGAAATTATGGAATCTGAAGATGTAGAGGAATATATAGAACAGAGTAATGGTGTGAGCTTGGAATATATATTAAACTCTTTAGATATATTAAATAATGCTGAAGCTAAAGGTAAATGGTCAACTCAACCAAGGATAATATTAGAAATGGCAGTTATTAAATTGGTTTCACTAGAAAAAGAATTGACCTTGGAAGAGCGAATAGAAAGATTAGAGCAAGGGATTAGACCAGCAGCTACAATAACTACAAAAGAGACAAAAGTAGTAAGTGAGGTAGCAAAACCTGCGGTTAAAGAAAAACAAGTTATAGAAAAGCAGGCTAGTGAAGAAAAGCCTATTGAAAAGATTGAAGTTGTAGATGATGGCAGTGTACTTACTCTAGATATGATAAAGAGCCAATGGCAAAATGTATTACAAAATATCAAGAATAAAAAGATCAATATATATGCTTTGATTATGGAAGGGGAGTTAACCTCTTATGAAAATAACTTACTATCCGTTGTATATGACGATGGATTTGGTTTCCATAAAGAAGCAGTAAGTTCACCGCAGAATAAAGAATTTGTTGAAGGAATTGTTTCTAAATATTTTAATAAAAATATTAATATACATTTTCATATGAAATCTGAGCTTTCAAGTATATTAGGTAGTAAAAAAGAAAGTGAAGTTAAATATGAAGAAAAATCTGAAGAGATTAAAGATGTAATTGATTTCTTTGGTGAGGATATTGTAGAAATAAGAAAGGAAGGAGAATAATCATGGCAAAAGGTGGATTCCCAGGTATGGGAGGAAATATGAATAATATGATGAGACAAATGCAAAAGATGCAAAAGAAAATGGAGGAGTTACAAGCTGAACTTGAAACTAGAGAAGTTGAAGCTAGTGCAGGTGGTGGAGCAGTTAAGGTAACCTGCAATGGTAAAAAAGAAGTTCTTAATATAGTTATAGAGGAATCAGTAGTAGACCCAGAAGATGTTGAAATGTTACAGGACTTAGTATTAGCTGCAGTAAATGAAGCT
The DNA window shown above is from Tissierella sp. Yu-01 and carries:
- the ptsP gene encoding phosphoenolpyruvate--protein phosphotransferase; its protein translation is MKGIGTSPGIGIGKVFIYKTPDIKVIQRKIEDKEAEIKRLDKGILETSKEIDILHDLALKNMGKNEADIFTAHKMILEDPEFYLAVKEKINIDKINCEFAVKEVSETFISMFENIEDEYLKARAADIKDVTTRLLRVLLGIEADDLLSISEKSIIIAEDLTPSDTAQINKEMASGIVTEFGGRTSHTAIMARTMEIPAIAGVKDILKEVIHGDLMIIDGSNGEITINPTKDTIHMFENRIKESKEAKKKLQTLKGQETISKDGHKVELAGNIGTPKDIEKVLENDGEGVGLYRTEFLFMDRERIPTEEEQFQAYKIVAEKLDKRPLIIRTLDVGGDKEIPYLNLPKEMNPFLGYRAIRLCLDRKDIFRPQLRAILRASAYGNIKIMFPMISSIQEVREAKSAVEEIKEELRRENILFDESIEIGIMVEIPSVAIHSRIFAKEVDFFSIGTNDLVQYTLAVDRGNQNIANLYSHYHPAVLNLIRMTIENGHKEGIWVGMCGEAAGDEKLIPILLAMGLDEFSMSASSILKARYLIKNTSKKEVESKLDEILSLPTADDVERFISK
- a CDS encoding YbaB/EbfC family nucleoid-associated protein — its product is MAKGGFPGMGGNMNNMMRQMQKMQKKMEELQAELETREVEASAGGGAVKVTCNGKKEVLNIVIEESVVDPEDVEMLQDLVLAAVNEALRNAEDMVNREMGKLTGGMNVPGLF
- the dnaX gene encoding DNA polymerase III subunit gamma/tau, whose protein sequence is MYQALYRKYRPKTFNEVLGQEHITRTLRQQVLKGNIGHAYLFSGTRGTGKTSAAKILSRAVNCLNPQDGNPCNECEICRGILDESIMDVIEMDAASNNSVDDVRDLKEKVIYPPSRARYKVYIIDEVHMLSKGAFNALLKTLEEPPKHLIFILATTEPERLPQTILSRCQRFDFKRITNRDIVENMRSITKELEINIDDKALNLIARNSDGAMRDALSLLDQCISFNNEVISYEDATNILGIANKYLIFEMVKDINEKNLEKALFKVDEIIQNGKDINQFIKDLIRHFRDLMVAKTSRNPAEIMESEDVEEYIEQSNGVSLEYILNSLDILNNAEAKGKWSTQPRIILEMAVIKLVSLEKELTLEERIERLEQGIRPAATITTKETKVVSEVAKPAVKEKQVIEKQASEEKPIEKIEVVDDGSVLTLDMIKSQWQNVLQNIKNKKINIYALIMEGELTSYENNLLSVVYDDGFGFHKEAVSSPQNKEFVEGIVSKYFNKNINIHFHMKSELSSILGSKKESEVKYEEKSEEIKDVIDFFGEDIVEIRKEGE